A genome region from Arthrobacter agilis includes the following:
- a CDS encoding sugar phosphate isomerase/epimerase family protein — translation MIQVGIFSGYFPYELDTTAKTIRDLGFNTVQLDLHFKDLDLSAGQITKEKAKRVSDTFRDNDLPICAISGYTNIVHPDPEHRKANVEYLKEILRNARSFGTPYVISESGTFNPDSEWDHHPHNRTEEGYEQVRSVLTELAQTAYDHGATFLLETYVNNVIGSVRETVRVFNDIRTPGLELLMDPTNYFDGNNIDDMDVVLNEVFDTLGDRVRVAHAKDVKRSGEDKSEKHADIGDENALASHTFRGVGDIELPAAGLGSLNYDLYLQRLAERNPNVPLIIEHLDESDVPRAKQFIVETLKKYGI, via the coding sequence ATGATCCAGGTAGGTATTTTCAGCGGGTACTTCCCCTACGAGCTCGACACCACAGCGAAGACCATCCGCGACCTCGGCTTCAACACCGTGCAGCTCGACCTGCACTTCAAGGACCTGGACCTCTCCGCCGGCCAGATCACCAAGGAGAAGGCGAAGCGGGTCAGCGACACGTTCCGCGACAACGACCTGCCGATCTGCGCGATCTCCGGCTACACGAACATCGTCCACCCCGACCCGGAGCACCGGAAGGCGAACGTCGAGTACCTGAAGGAGATCCTCCGGAACGCACGCTCCTTCGGCACCCCCTACGTCATCAGTGAATCCGGCACCTTCAACCCGGACAGCGAATGGGACCACCACCCGCACAACCGCACCGAGGAGGGCTACGAGCAGGTGCGCAGCGTCCTGACGGAGCTTGCGCAGACCGCCTACGACCACGGAGCCACCTTCCTCCTGGAGACCTACGTGAACAACGTCATCGGCTCCGTCCGCGAGACGGTCCGTGTCTTCAACGACATCCGCACACCCGGCCTCGAGCTCCTCATGGACCCGACGAACTACTTCGACGGCAACAACATCGACGACATGGACGTGGTGCTGAACGAGGTGTTCGACACCCTGGGTGACCGGGTGCGGGTCGCCCATGCGAAGGACGTCAAGCGTTCCGGCGAGGACAAGAGCGAGAAGCACGCGGACATCGGCGACGAGAACGCGCTTGCCTCGCACACCTTCCGTGGGGTGGGAGACATCGAGCTGCCGGCGGCAGGCCTCGGCTCCCTGAACTACGACCTCTATCTCCAGCGGCTCGCCGAGCGCAATCCGAACGTGCCGCTCATCATCGAGCACCTGGACGAGTCCGACGTACCCCGCGCGAAGCAGTTCATCGTGGAGACCCTGAAGAAATACGGGATCTGA
- a CDS encoding SDR family NAD(P)-dependent oxidoreductase — protein sequence MAGDGVLHQRVAVVTGAGGALGRATALRLGADGFALGVLGRKGAELEETAAQLEALSVPTRILDVDLREADAIEIAITSTNEEFGPIEALVNNAAIYPSTPFLDIPLSEYDDVVAVNQRAYFYAAQVAARGMVARRSGAIVNVGSITWHGGWSNLASYVSTKGAAVSLTRALARELGESGVRVNAVSPGAFPTKAEAIQGDAAEYGAHVLAHQALKRRGTDAELAAVISFLVGPDASFVTGQTINVDGGWIME from the coding sequence ATGGCGGGAGACGGCGTGCTGCACCAACGGGTTGCGGTGGTCACGGGTGCCGGAGGAGCGTTGGGTCGCGCCACGGCGCTCCGGCTGGGGGCGGACGGCTTCGCCCTCGGGGTCCTCGGACGCAAGGGCGCAGAACTGGAGGAGACCGCCGCCCAGCTCGAGGCGCTGTCGGTACCGACGCGCATCCTCGACGTCGACCTCCGGGAGGCTGATGCGATCGAGATCGCCATCACCTCGACGAACGAGGAGTTCGGCCCGATCGAAGCCCTCGTCAACAACGCCGCGATCTACCCCAGCACGCCGTTTCTCGACATCCCGCTGTCCGAGTACGACGACGTGGTGGCGGTCAACCAGCGCGCCTACTTCTACGCGGCGCAGGTGGCCGCCCGGGGCATGGTGGCACGCCGCTCGGGTGCGATCGTCAACGTCGGATCGATCACGTGGCACGGTGGCTGGTCGAACCTCGCCAGTTACGTGTCCACGAAAGGTGCAGCCGTGTCGCTGACCCGCGCCCTGGCGAGGGAACTGGGCGAGTCCGGTGTCCGCGTGAACGCCGTCTCGCCCGGCGCCTTCCCCACGAAAGCGGAGGCGATCCAGGGCGATGCGGCGGAATACGGCGCGCACGTCCTCGCGCACCAGGCGCTCAAGCGCCGCGGCACGGACGCCGAACTCGCCGCGGTGATCTCCTTCCTGGTCGGCCCTGACGCATCGTTCGTGACGGGGCAGACCATCAATGTCGACGGCGGATGGATCATGGAATGA
- a CDS encoding Gfo/Idh/MocA family protein has product MSSTTMAAEQSELFPDVEIRCRDYRIGCIGAGMIMADVHLEAYRQAGFPVVAIASRTEAKARAVAEQYGIATVHATPEDLIDDGSVQVLDIAYPPDLQPALIRRALEAPHIRAILAQKPLALELGEAIALRDEAAAAGKILSVNQNMRYDQSIRVLRQLLDRGDLGAPVLATIEMRAIPHWQGFLEGYDRLTLANMSVHHLDALRFLFGEPTEIMTVAREDPRTAFDHEDGIVVSTLRFPHNVLAVSMEDVWSGPREEASTQTSTSNGGSRGRVASPRAPSAGRQGSPRRSPTRPP; this is encoded by the coding sequence ATGAGCAGCACAACCATGGCGGCAGAGCAGTCCGAGTTGTTCCCCGATGTCGAGATCCGTTGCCGCGATTATCGGATCGGCTGCATCGGTGCCGGCATGATCATGGCGGATGTGCACCTCGAGGCCTACCGCCAGGCCGGCTTCCCCGTCGTCGCCATCGCCTCGCGCACCGAGGCGAAGGCACGGGCCGTCGCGGAGCAGTACGGCATCGCTACGGTGCACGCCACTCCGGAGGACCTGATCGACGACGGGTCCGTGCAGGTCCTCGACATCGCCTACCCACCCGACCTCCAGCCCGCCCTGATCCGGCGGGCCCTCGAGGCCCCGCACATCCGGGCGATCCTCGCCCAGAAGCCCCTGGCACTCGAGCTCGGTGAGGCGATCGCCCTCCGTGACGAGGCGGCCGCTGCCGGGAAGATCCTCTCGGTCAACCAGAACATGCGCTACGACCAGTCCATCCGGGTGCTCCGCCAGCTCCTCGATCGAGGTGACCTCGGCGCTCCGGTCCTTGCCACCATCGAGATGCGGGCCATCCCGCACTGGCAGGGTTTCCTCGAGGGTTACGACCGCCTGACCCTCGCGAACATGAGCGTGCACCACCTGGACGCCCTGCGCTTCCTGTTCGGGGAGCCCACCGAGATCATGACCGTCGCCCGCGAGGACCCCCGCACCGCGTTCGACCACGAGGACGGCATCGTGGTGTCCACGCTGCGGTTCCCGCACAACGTACTCGCCGTATCGATGGAGGACGTCTGGAGCGGGCCCCGGGAAGAGGCTTCGACTCAGACATCTACATCAAATGGCGGGTCGAGGGGACGCGTGGCGTCGCCCAGGGCACCATCGGCTGGCCGACAGGGAAGCCCTCGACGCTCACCTACGCGTCCGCCCTGA